The nucleotide sequence GGAGAGGTTGGATTTTTACCTGTAAATACAATAACATCTTTATTTCTAATCTTGACGTTTACTGCGGCGGAAAGCCCTGCCGGGCCTCCGCCTATTACAGCAATGTCATACATTGTCTTTGCTCTCCTTGATGTATCTTGACAATTTTTCTTCCAGTTTTTCGATAGGCATATAACCCACAACTCTATCTACCAGTGCACCATTTACAAATACGGCAAGTGTTGGTATGCTCATCACGTTGTATGTGGTGGCTATTAATGGGTTTTCGTCAACGTTTAGCTTGGTTACCTTTATTTTGTCTCCGTGTCTTCTATCAAATTCTTCAAGAACGGGGGCAGTTAATCTGCATGGTGCACACCATGGAGCCCAGAAATCTACAAGGACAGCCTTGTCTTTTATAAAGACCTCAGAAGAAAAGTTAGAATCGCTTACGGTTTTTATCATTAAATATTACCTCCTTAAATACCATCCCTGGGTATATGGGTTTTACAAAATAGATATTAGCATATGTTATTAACTTTGTCAATAGTCTTTTTGTTATGGCCAAGATAGCGCAAAATTTAAGTACGAGCTTGAAGAAGGTATACATGAGATTAAGAAGATTAGTGGAGAACGATATAGACTGAAAAATAAGCTTGTAGTAAGATAAAAAATTTTTAAAAACTTACCTACAAAATCTTGACATGGACTATAAGAGATCTTATATTGCGTTATTATATTGCACGGTGTAAGCTGATATTAACGGGGCAATAGATGTCTTATTATAATGGTAACTGAAAAGGGTGTATTGATCTTTGTTAAAATATAGGTTAAAATATATATGAAAATAAATGTTAAGATTAATGGAGGTGATAAAATGGAGAGGATAGTTGGAATAGACAAAATAAGACCCAAACTGGGCGAATATCTAGAAAAAGCAGAAAAGGGCGAAGTATTAATCATATCCTCCCGTTCAGAACCCAAAGGGGTTATAATTGGTTACTCTATGTACAACGAACTGAAAACCTTGGCCCAGAAGGCTAAACAATTAGAGGTTGCTCAAATCCTTGATAAATTCAGAGACAGAGCTGAGAAAGCCGGCCTTTCTGAAGCAGAAATACAAAAAGAGATAGAGGAAGCACGAAATGCTGGCAGTGATTGATACAAATGTTTTAATCTCCGGGTTTATCAGCAACAAAAGTTTTCCTGCAAAGGTGCTTGACTTCTGGGTTTTAGATAAATTTAAACCTGTAGTAAGCAGTGAAATTATCAAAGAGTATAGTGCCGTTTTAATAAGAAATAAATTTTCGGTTTTGGGTAGCATAGAAGAAAGACTGGATTTACTGGGCAGACTTTTATCTTTTGATCAGGTAATTCTGGTAAATCCACAGCAAAAAATAAATGCAATAAAGGACGACCCAAGAGATAATATTTTTTTGGAATGTGCTGTAGCAGGGGATTGCGAGCTTATTGTATCGGGTGATCAACATTTACTTCAATTAGAAGAATACAATGGCATTAAAATAATAACGGCCAGGGATTTTATAATCAGAGTAGAAATCATAGACCGCTGAAGTTAAAACTCTACGGCTTGTAGCCGCACTATGACCAGCCTGAGTGTCTGACCTGAAGGACAAAGGTATAAAGATGCCACGTTATCGATAAAAAGTCTCTTGTACCTCTCGGATGGTGATGTTTTTAAAAATCCAAAAGTACGTGACGCGATCATAAATATTAAATTTATTGACAACTAATTAACAATATTGTATACTATTTATGGCAGAAATATAAAAGATATTATGTTGATTTGTCAGGAATAAAGGTATCAAGAAGATGCCGAAACAAAGGCCATGAAGGTCTGGCGTAAATCGCCTGTGCTTTCGTGGCCTTTTTTGTGTGAATAATAAAATATATACATCAATTGACTCAGATGGGAGGAATCTAGGATGTATCAAAATCAAGCAGAGTGGGAAAAGGCAGTGGAATTTCACGGGCATGAGTGCCCGGGCCTTGCGATTGGTGTCAGGGCGGTGGAAGCTGCAAAAACAAAAATGGGCATTACTTTTTCTAAGGATGAGGAAATTGTATGCGTTACAGAAAACGATGCATGCGGTGTGGATGCAATCCAGGTGCTGACGGGGTGCAGCCTTGGTAAAGGCAATCTTATATACAGAGGCACCGGCAAACAGGCATTCACCTTTTTCAAGCGGAAGACTGGTGAAGGATTAAGAATAGTGTTAAAACCCTTTCGCATAGAAATGGACAGAGAGCAGCGCCAGGAGTTTATTTTGAATGCCAGCCTGGAAGAAATTTTTGATTTCAAAGCGCCTCATTTTAGTGTGCCGGAAAAAGCAAGGATATTTTCCAGCATAATATGCGAAATTTGCGGCGAAGCAGTTCCTGAACACAAGGCAAGGATTCAGGATGGAAAAAAGGTTTGCCTTGATTGTTTCAAGGAATACAGCAGGGGCTGGTAAGATGGATGTTTTATATTATGATGATTTATGGAGGCCGAAGAAAAGCGGTCAGAACACCAGCCAGCAGTTCTGGGACAGCAGGGCCGACCATTTTTGCACAAATGCCTACTGCAAAAGTGCGGCGGAGCGCGTAAGCAAACTCATAGCGATGCTGACTGAAAAAGGGATGCTCACAAAAAACAGCTCTGTGCTCGATATAGGCTGCGGTCCCGGTACATATGCTGTGGAAATAGCAAAGCGCGCAAAAGAAGTTGTGGGCATTGACATATCTCCCAAAATGCTGGAGTATGCAGAAAAAAACAGAAAAAATGAGAAATTGGAAAACCTGAAATTTATGAAGCTCGATTGGGAACAGGTTTTGCTGGAAGAATGGAATTGGGAGATGCGTTTTGATCTTGCTTTTGCATCCATGTGTCCCGCCATAAACAGCAAAAATGCGCTGGAGAAAATGATTCGTACCAGCAGAGGATATTGTTTCATGAGCACTTTTGCCAGAAGGGAGGAAAGTATCCGGGACAGGCTGGCGGAAGAACTGATACCGAACTGGGACTTAAAAAATCAGGGGAATGGTGTTTACTGCTGTTTTAATATTTTATGGCTCATGGGGTATTATCCCGAAATCACTTATGTGGATTCCTGCTGGGAAAATAAATTCAGTTTCCGAGAAGCGGTTGAATATTATTGTAATGCTTTGCCCATACCGGGTGGCCCCTCGAAAGCTCAAAGAGAATTTATTGAAAATTACTTAAAAACTCTGGACGAAGGTGGGTTAATAACAGAGAAAGTGAAAATGAAATTTGCGTGGATATACTGGAAAGTATAAACGCTTGATTCAGTGAATTATATAAAAAAGTAAAGGAATTGAGGAACGGTGAAACAGGAAGTGTCAGCCATCACAAATTTACGTCAAACAGGCTTATATCAACAATATACGGGCAGAAAGAAGTTTGTTATTTTACTTTTGGCATTGCTGACGGTAGCCCTGTCGGTTATTGCCGTTAATGCCGGTTCCATGGACGTAAGCCCGTACCAGATTTTTATGACACTGCTTGGGCGGGGAAGCGGCATTTCCGATGTGGTTATCTGGAATATCCGATTGCCCAGGGTTCTTGCGGGCATTATCGCAGGCTCTGGCCTTTCGGTAGCAGGATGCGTGATGCAGAACAACCTGAGAAACCCTCTGGCGTCTCCCTCAACTCTGGGCATATCCAACGCCGCTGCTTTTGGGGCAAATATTGCGATTATTGTATTTGGAGCAGGGAGCATTCAGAGTTCCAACACGGATGCGGTAATTATAAACAACCCTTACGCTGTAACAGCTTCGGCTTTTATGTGGGCTATGGTGGGTACCCTGGTTATTATACTTTTGGCCAGGCTGCGCGGCTTTTCGCCGGAGGCAATGGTGCTGGCAGGGGTTGCGATTGGCTCGCTTTTTTCTGCGGGCACAATACTGATTCAGTATTTTGCCCAGGATGTGCAGGTGGCGGCAATGGTGTTCTGGACCTTTGGAGATTTGGGAAGGGCTTCGTGGAAGGAAGTCGGTATTATGGCTTTCCTGGTGATTGTTTCCATTGTTTACTTTATGTTCAAGAGGTGGGACTACAACGCTCTAGACACCGGTGAAGAAACCGCCAAGGGACTAGGGGTAAATGTGGACAGAGTGCGGCTTGAGGGGATGTTTGTCGCTTCCCTGATAACTGCCGTTACCGTGTCTTTCCTTGGGATCATCGGATTCATAGGGTTGGTGGGGCCGCAAATAATCAGGAGGATAATAGGCGCAGACCATAGATTTCTAATTCCGGGATCCGCACTTATGGGGGCGCTCCTGCTCCTTTGCTCTGACACCCTGGCCAGGACAATTATTGCGCCGGTAGTGCTGCCCGTAGGGGCCATCACTTCCTTTCTGGGAGCGCCGCTGTTTTTGTATCTGCTGGCAAGGGGGTATCGAAAGCGATGATTTTATCGGTGAACGGATTGAAATTCAAATATCCAGGCCGCCGGGTGCTTCAGGATATTGATTTTTCCGTAGAAAAAGGGGATTGCCTTGCGATACTGGGCACCAACGGGGTCGGCAAATCCACCCTTTTAAAATGTATCAACCGAATCTTAAAACCGCAATCGGGGGCGGTATACATTCAGGAAGATGAGATATTTAAGCTCAGCCGCAATGAGCTGGCGCAGAAAGTGGGTTATGTGGCGCAGAAGCACGAAGGTGCAAGACTCACTGTATTCGATGCGGTGCTGCTAGGCAGGAAGCCATATATTAAATGGGATGCCAGCCCGAAAGACATGGAAGTAACCCGCAGGGTCTTGAAATTGATGGAGCTGGAGGATTATTCCCTCAGGTACTTGGATGAATTGAGCGGAGGAGAGCTGCAAAAGGTGGTAATAGCCCGGGCTCTGGCTCAGGAGCCGAATATTCTCCTGCTCGATGAGCCCACCAGCAACCTTGATTTGAAAAATCAGGTTGAAGTCATCGCTATCATAAAGAAAGTGGTGAAAGAGCAGCAGATTGCCGCAATTGTAACCATGCATGACATAAATCTTGCAATCCGCTTTGCGGACAAATTCATTTTCCTTAAAAACGGCACCATATTTGCAGCCGGCGGCGTAGAAATAATTACTCCTAAAAACATCGAGAGCGTATATTCCGTTCCGGTGGCAGTCGAAAAATTCAACAATATACCCGTGGTCTTACCGCTTTAAATTTCGGCTTCGATGTTCGAGGAAGCCTGAAATTCGGCATATGCCCTGTGTAACAATTTGAATTATGGGAGGTCGTGAATTATGCGAAAAAAAAATTTCTTTTTATTACTTGCAGCGTTGCTCATATCTGCCTTTTTATTGAGCGGCTGCGGCTCCGGCAATGTACAGAAGCGGCAGAATGCTTCAGAAAAGATTACTGTTACTGATATGGTGGGGAGAAAAGTTTCTGTAACATTGCCCGTAGAACGGGTAGTGGCTATTGGGCCGGGGGCCCTGAGACTTTACTGTTATGTAAACGGTGCGAGCAAGGTAGCGGGAGTGGAACAGCTTGAAAAGGATAACCCCATAGGCAGGCCGTATATCCTGGCGAATCCTTCGCTGGCAGATTTACCTGTCATCGGCCCAGGTGGCCCCAACAACGCTCCTGATCCGGAGAAAATACTAGCTGTGAAGCCTGACGTTATTTTCAGTATGTACACTTCAGATAAGGCTTCTGTGGATGCTCTGCAGGAAAAAACCGGCATACCGGTGGTGGCCCTCAGCTATGGAAAAGTGTCCACCTTTGATCCGGATGTTTATGCTTCTTTGAAACTGATAGGCAAAATAATGGGGCGAGATGATAGGGCAGAGGAATTAGTAGCCTATATGGAAAAATGCAGGCAAGACCTCAATGGCCGTACCAAAGATATTCCGGAAAATGAAAAGCCATCCGTTTATATAGGTGCCCTGGGCGCAAGAGGAACGCACGAAATCGAAAGTACCCAGGGGAAGTATTCTCTGTTCGAAGCCATAAACGCCAGGAATGTGGTGGATGAGACCGGTAAAACGGGTTCCATCATGATAGATAAGGAGAAATTGATTCAATGGGACCCCGACATAATTTTTATCGATAGAGGCGGATATGCAATGGTACAACAGGATTATCAAAAAAATCCGGAATTTTACGGAGCTTTGTCTGCTGTCAAAAAGGGCAAAGTGTATGCACAGCTGCCTTATAATTATTACCACACAAATATCGATACTGCCATGGCTGACGCATACTATCTGGGAAAAGTGATATATCCAGAGCAGTTTAAGGATGTGGCTCCGGAGGAGAAAGCCGATGAAATATATCAAATCCTTCTGGGAAAACCGCTCTACGCCCAAATGGCAAAGGATTTTGGAGGTTTTGGCAAGCTGACACTGCCGTGAATTCAAAATGGCCAAACAACAATTGACACACAACGGTTATTGATATATAATTCACATAGAAGGAATTTATTGGCCAGAAGGTCAAATATGTTCTTGCACATATAGATTATTATATCATTGTTGAAAAAAGCCATGAAGGTAGCTGTATGTAACAGCAAATTTCATGGCTTTTTATTTTGAATTTTTATTGAGGGAGGTAAAATGATGTACAACAGAGCAACAAGGAATATTGTTTTGAGTGCGTTGTTTATAGCACTTGGTATAATTATACCAATATTATTTCATGCCGTAGGCATGGGGTCCGTGTTTTTGCCAATGCATATTCCTGTAATTTTAGCAGGTTTTTTTCTCGACCCGTTATATTCTATATGCGTGGGGGCACTCACACCAATCCTGAGTTCTCTGATGACAGGAATGCCGCCATTGATTCCTACGCTGCCAATTATGGTATTTGAGTTAAGCACCTATAGTTTATTAGTAAGTATAATTTATAAAAAACTCAAGCAGAACGTTTTTACTTCACTGATCGTCTCTATGCTGGCTGGCAGAGTGGTTGCCGGTCTGGTAGCATGGGTTTTGGTTACTTTCTTCTCGGTGAAGATGCTGCCTCCATTGGTGTATATATATACCAGCATAGTCAATGGTATTCCTGGGATTATTATTCAGCTCATATTGATACCCATAATTGTAATGCTTGTTGAAAGGAGACTGAAGCATGGATAATTTAAAATATTTTGACGATATAGCGCAAAAATGGGATGAGATTGTCAAACATGATTATAGCAAAATTGATTTTGTCCTGGATATGCTTGATATGGCTGAAGGAGATAAGGTGTTAGACGTTGGTACTGGTACAGGAGTTCTTATACCACTTCTTTTGAAAAGGGTGGGAGACAAAGGTAGCATTACTGCTATTGATATATCAAAAGAGATGCTTAAGGTGGCAAAAAAGAAATATAATTATCCAAATGTCAGCTTTATAGAAGCCAATATAGAAAATTTTTCTGCTAAAGATAAGTCATATGATTACATATTTTTTTATTCTGTTTTTCCTCATATAGGGGATAAAGCAAAGGCTGTTGAGAATGCCCGTAGGCTTTTGAAAGATAATGGCTATATTATAATTTTTCACTCAGAAAGCCGTAGGGCTATAAATGAACTTCACAGTCAGATACCTGGTTTATCAGATCATTTTTTGCCACCTATAGATGAAATAATGGACATATTGGATAAGAACCATATGGAGTGTGTTGAAAGTATAGATAATGAGGATATGTTTTTGGTTATTGGGAGAAATAGGCTTGCTTAAAGAACTTTATGTTAGGGGTTTGAAACGGCACTACATTACTATTGAGAAAACTTCCGAGATGAGAGAAGTAAAACACTATTATCAAAAAGGGATTTTAGCCAGGAATAGTATAGACAAATAGATTTTAATGTCAATTCTAATTTAATATATCCCCCCCTTGTACAAGGGGGATATATATTATAAAATCAATTAGAGTGCTTTCTTTTTACGCTCATTTATACCTAATCGTTCCTTTAAAGCCTGCTGCAATAATTGAGAGAAGTTTATTTCAGCTTTCTCAGCCGCATCGTTTAACCATTTAGGCAATGTCAGGGTCTTTTTTACAGCTTTGTTTGCCATCTCGTCCCTAACAGGAGGCATGTAGACCTCAACAGGTACAACAAAAGAGCCTTCCGGAGCGTGTATTTTCTCGGGCGGGGTGGGCTGTGGTATGAAGTTACCATCCTCTTCCATACCATATAGGTGCAGTTCCAGAGCATCCTTGGCCATAGCAAGGGCATCTTCAAGGGTATCACCCTCGGTTATACAGCCAGGTAAGTCAGGGAATGTTATAACATAACCTTTTATATTGCCGGGCTCAAACACAGCGGAGAATATATATTTATCCATAACATTACCTCCTTGATATATTCACAAATTATTCTTACAAACATGATATCATTTTAAACCTGCCTGCTTAAAGATATTATTTAAAGTTTTCGGGTCAAGGTCTTTGTTGTGGTTAGGAATAGTGACCTTACCGGGTTTTATGGGATGGATAAGCTGGATATGTGAACCACGTTGGTTTTTTACAATCCAGCCGTCTTTATACAAAATTTTAAGGACTTCTTTAGGCTTCATTAATTTTTTCCTCCCAACAACAATATTTTAACACGTGTAAATAGCACGTGTCAAGAATACTTTATCTATTATTGCCTCTCAGATGAACAGTACACAATAAAAATATTTTTACTGATATTTATAAGTGCTTTTCATGTTTATATTTGAGAAAAGGAATATACTGGCATGACATTTCGGGGTATCCATTACAGATATCCTGAATGGCTTATCTATACCACTACCTTTACATTTAACACAATATAGCTTATATTTATAATAACATAATAAAAGTCGCACATCTATAGATTTAGTAAGGTGATGTGTTATGAAGAAACTAAATGAGATATACGAAGCGCTATTAGAGCTTGTCAAAGACTATAAAGATGGTGTCTGCGCCTTTGACATAAGTTCCAGGACAGGGATTGATAGGAGCACAGCCAGTAGATATTTAAATGAGCTATGCAAGATGGGAAAGGTTGAAAAGGTTAATGGGCGTCCTGTGCTTTACAAGCCTTGCGATGTAAAAAGTTCTGAGTCCATAGATAAAGCGGGAGAGAAGAATGTTGCGGGTTCGTTAGATATGCTTGTTGGTGCTGACATGAGCCTCAAGACGGCTGTGCAACTGGCAAAGGCTGCGGTACTTTACCCTCCTCATGGTCTCTATACACTTATTTTTGGAGAGACTGGAGTGGGAAAATCCATGTTTGCTGAGGCCATGTACAGGTTTGCTTTAGAGTCTGGTGTATTATCGCTGGATGCACCTTTTATTAGTTTTAACTGTGCAGATTATGCAGACAATCCACAGCTTTTGGTGGCACAGCTTTTTGGCGTAAAGAAGGGTACGTACACCGGGGCAAATACGGACAGGCCTGGCCTTTTTAAAAAGGCTGATGGTGGCATAATTTTTTTGGATGAGATACACCGCCTTCCACCGCAGGGGCAGGAAATACTCTTTACCTATATGGACAAGGGATATTACAGGCCGCTGGGTGAGACAGAAGAAATTGTAAAAGTGAGTGTAAGGATAATTGCTGCTACTACTGAAGAACCTGATTCTTTTTTGTTAAAAACGTTTACAAGAAGGATACCAGTCCTTATAAACCTTCCGCCGCTGCGTGACAGGAGTCTTTCGGAGAGGTTCAGCCTGGTAAGCAACTTTTTAAGAGAAGAAGCGAGAAGGGTAAACAGGGGTATCTATGTGGACAAAAACTCCTTTATATCTTTTCTCCTGTATGACTGCCCGGGAAATGTGGGGCAGTTAAAGAGCGACATTCAGATAGCATGTGCCAGGTCCTTTTTAAATTTTAAGTCGCAAAACAGAGATTATCTTTTTATCTCATCAGATGATGTTCCATCCTATGTGAAACGTGGTACTATGAAGGTCCATGAATACAGAGATGAGATTGATGCTGTTTTACCTGAGGCAGATGATATACTCTATTTTTCATCAGACGGTGATATGGACTATACAACTATTTCTGATGACGGAGATGAGTACTTTTATGATGCAATTGAGAAAAAACTTAATATATTGAAGGAAAGTGGTATCGGTGAAGAGGAGATAAACCAGATATTAAATGGTGAAATTGAGAAGCATTTTAAAAAATATATACAGAAGATGCCTGGTAGATACCGGAAAGACCAGATATCTAAGATTGTCGGTGAAAATGTGATAAATGCAACAGAGACTATACTCAATATGGCAGAGGAAAGGCTGGGAAGGTATATGGATGAGCGGATATTTTTTGGCCTGGCCCTTCACCTGCAAAAAACCATAAACCGCATAAAGTCTGGAAGCCGTATATATAACCCAAGGACAAACTTTATACGGGTAAATTACCCGGATGAGTTTATGACAGCCATGGAGGCAGCAAGGATAATCGACAGGACGTTTAATATTGAAACCCCGTTGGATGAAATAGGCTATCTTGCCATGTTTTTTGTCCAGGATTCCAATACAGCAGAATCAAAAGAAGATGGGAAAGTGGGCATACTGGTGGTAATGCATGGCAATTCAACAGCAAGCAGTATGGCCCAGGTTGCCAATGAACTTGTAGGAGTAGAACACGCAATAGGCCTTGATATGCCGCTGAGTTTAAACCCAGAAAAGATGTATGATATTGTGAAAGAAAACGTGATAAAAGCCGATGAAGGTAAAGGTGTTTTACTGCTTGTTGATATGGGGTCGTTGAAAAACTTTGGGGATATAATATCTGAGGAGACCAGTATAGACGTAAAAACTGTGGACATGGTAACAACAATAATGGTTATAGATGCGTGTCACAAGGCAGTACTTGGTAAGGACTTGAATGATATATACGAATCTGCTCTTAAGATAAACAACAGGAGTTTGCCAATTAAAAAACAGGAAAAGGACAGGATAGAAAATATAATCATAACTGCCTGCTTTACGGGTAAAGGTGCAGCAGAAGAATTAAAGAAAATACTTAAGGACGAGTACCTGAAAGATGTAGATAACATACGTATAATATCAATGGAATTCATTGACAAGATTCATTTCAAAAATTCTGTTGAAAAATATAGAGAAAGTTATAATATTTTAGCTATAGTAGGCACATTGGACTTTTCATTTGCAGGTATTCCATTCATACCGGCCGTAGACCTTCTTACCGGGAAAGCCAGGGATACCATCATGAGGATAAAGGATGAAGCCAATACCTTTGATGATATCAGGTCTTCGCTGAAAGGGTATTTTAATTCCATAGATGGAGAGGAATGTTTTAAGGTTGCCGGACGGACAGTGGATGATATTGAAGGTGCATTAAATATCAAGCTGATGCCCGATGTAAAGATAGGTATAATGCTACACCTGTGTTTTCTTGCGGAAAAACTCTCTTCCGGCGGTACAGAAAATACATTTGAGGGTATAGAGGATTATGTTGAGATACACAATAATCAGATGAAAATAATAAAGGCTAACTTAAAAGAAATTGAGGAATTATGTAGTGTAGATATTGGAATCCATGAGTGTGCATATCTCTGCCGCATGTTTCTTGAAAACGCTATTGAATCGGTATAAAATTTACAGTGTGTAAAGTGTGCATTTATAACTGCACACTTTTTTGATAGATATCCATTGAAGATCTCCCTTATAAACTGGACTTTTAAAGCATTTCAAGCTTATAACTTTCTGGCATGAAAATTGCTACTATAGTAGTGTGTGAAGGAGGTGAGAGTGTGAAAAAAATTATGCTGGTTTGCTCTTCAGGCTCATCAACAAGCCTTCTTGTAAAAAAGATGCAAGAAGCTGCTGCTAAGAAAGGGATAGATGA is from Calorimonas adulescens and encodes:
- the trxA gene encoding thioredoxin, which translates into the protein MIKTVSDSNFSSEVFIKDKAVLVDFWAPWCAPCRLTAPVLEEFDRRHGDKIKVTKLNVDENPLIATTYNVMSIPTLAVFVNGALVDRVVGYMPIEKLEEKLSRYIKESKDNV
- a CDS encoding type II toxin-antitoxin system prevent-host-death family antitoxin — encoded protein: MERIVGIDKIRPKLGEYLEKAEKGEVLIISSRSEPKGVIIGYSMYNELKTLAQKAKQLEVAQILDKFRDRAEKAGLSEAEIQKEIEEARNAGSD
- a CDS encoding putative toxin-antitoxin system toxin component, PIN family encodes the protein MLAVIDTNVLISGFISNKSFPAKVLDFWVLDKFKPVVSSEIIKEYSAVLIRNKFSVLGSIEERLDLLGRLLSFDQVILVNPQQKINAIKDDPRDNIFLECAVAGDCELIVSGDQHLLQLEEYNGIKIITARDFIIRVEIIDR
- a CDS encoding FmdE family protein — its product is MYQNQAEWEKAVEFHGHECPGLAIGVRAVEAAKTKMGITFSKDEEIVCVTENDACGVDAIQVLTGCSLGKGNLIYRGTGKQAFTFFKRKTGEGLRIVLKPFRIEMDREQRQEFILNASLEEIFDFKAPHFSVPEKARIFSSIICEICGEAVPEHKARIQDGKKVCLDCFKEYSRGW
- a CDS encoding class I SAM-dependent methyltransferase, giving the protein MEKRFALIVSRNTAGAGKMDVLYYDDLWRPKKSGQNTSQQFWDSRADHFCTNAYCKSAAERVSKLIAMLTEKGMLTKNSSVLDIGCGPGTYAVEIAKRAKEVVGIDISPKMLEYAEKNRKNEKLENLKFMKLDWEQVLLEEWNWEMRFDLAFASMCPAINSKNALEKMIRTSRGYCFMSTFARREESIRDRLAEELIPNWDLKNQGNGVYCCFNILWLMGYYPEITYVDSCWENKFSFREAVEYYCNALPIPGGPSKAQREFIENYLKTLDEGGLITEKVKMKFAWIYWKV
- a CDS encoding FecCD family ABC transporter permease — protein: MKQEVSAITNLRQTGLYQQYTGRKKFVILLLALLTVALSVIAVNAGSMDVSPYQIFMTLLGRGSGISDVVIWNIRLPRVLAGIIAGSGLSVAGCVMQNNLRNPLASPSTLGISNAAAFGANIAIIVFGAGSIQSSNTDAVIINNPYAVTASAFMWAMVGTLVIILLARLRGFSPEAMVLAGVAIGSLFSAGTILIQYFAQDVQVAAMVFWTFGDLGRASWKEVGIMAFLVIVSIVYFMFKRWDYNALDTGEETAKGLGVNVDRVRLEGMFVASLITAVTVSFLGIIGFIGLVGPQIIRRIIGADHRFLIPGSALMGALLLLCSDTLARTIIAPVVLPVGAITSFLGAPLFLYLLARGYRKR
- a CDS encoding ABC transporter ATP-binding protein, whose amino-acid sequence is MILSVNGLKFKYPGRRVLQDIDFSVEKGDCLAILGTNGVGKSTLLKCINRILKPQSGAVYIQEDEIFKLSRNELAQKVGYVAQKHEGARLTVFDAVLLGRKPYIKWDASPKDMEVTRRVLKLMELEDYSLRYLDELSGGELQKVVIARALAQEPNILLLDEPTSNLDLKNQVEVIAIIKKVVKEQQIAAIVTMHDINLAIRFADKFIFLKNGTIFAAGGVEIITPKNIESVYSVPVAVEKFNNIPVVLPL
- a CDS encoding iron ABC transporter substrate-binding protein, with the translated sequence MRKKNFFLLLAALLISAFLLSGCGSGNVQKRQNASEKITVTDMVGRKVSVTLPVERVVAIGPGALRLYCYVNGASKVAGVEQLEKDNPIGRPYILANPSLADLPVIGPGGPNNAPDPEKILAVKPDVIFSMYTSDKASVDALQEKTGIPVVALSYGKVSTFDPDVYASLKLIGKIMGRDDRAEELVAYMEKCRQDLNGRTKDIPENEKPSVYIGALGARGTHEIESTQGKYSLFEAINARNVVDETGKTGSIMIDKEKLIQWDPDIIFIDRGGYAMVQQDYQKNPEFYGALSAVKKGKVYAQLPYNYYHTNIDTAMADAYYLGKVIYPEQFKDVAPEEKADEIYQILLGKPLYAQMAKDFGGFGKLTLP
- a CDS encoding ECF transporter S component, whose protein sequence is MYNRATRNIVLSALFIALGIIIPILFHAVGMGSVFLPMHIPVILAGFFLDPLYSICVGALTPILSSLMTGMPPLIPTLPIMVFELSTYSLLVSIIYKKLKQNVFTSLIVSMLAGRVVAGLVAWVLVTFFSVKMLPPLVYIYTSIVNGIPGIIIQLILIPIIVMLVERRLKHG
- a CDS encoding class I SAM-dependent methyltransferase, yielding MDNLKYFDDIAQKWDEIVKHDYSKIDFVLDMLDMAEGDKVLDVGTGTGVLIPLLLKRVGDKGSITAIDISKEMLKVAKKKYNYPNVSFIEANIENFSAKDKSYDYIFFYSVFPHIGDKAKAVENARRLLKDNGYIIIFHSESRRAINELHSQIPGLSDHFLPPIDEIMDILDKNHMECVESIDNEDMFLVIGRNRLA
- a CDS encoding type II toxin-antitoxin system HicB family antitoxin produces the protein MDKYIFSAVFEPGNIKGYVITFPDLPGCITEGDTLEDALAMAKDALELHLYGMEEDGNFIPQPTPPEKIHAPEGSFVVPVEVYMPPVRDEMANKAVKKTLTLPKWLNDAAEKAEINFSQLLQQALKERLGINERKKKAL
- a CDS encoding type II toxin-antitoxin system HicA family toxin; the encoded protein is MKPKEVLKILYKDGWIVKNQRGSHIQLIHPIKPGKVTIPNHNKDLDPKTLNNIFKQAGLK
- a CDS encoding sigma-54-dependent transcriptional regulator, producing MKKLNEIYEALLELVKDYKDGVCAFDISSRTGIDRSTASRYLNELCKMGKVEKVNGRPVLYKPCDVKSSESIDKAGEKNVAGSLDMLVGADMSLKTAVQLAKAAVLYPPHGLYTLIFGETGVGKSMFAEAMYRFALESGVLSLDAPFISFNCADYADNPQLLVAQLFGVKKGTYTGANTDRPGLFKKADGGIIFLDEIHRLPPQGQEILFTYMDKGYYRPLGETEEIVKVSVRIIAATTEEPDSFLLKTFTRRIPVLINLPPLRDRSLSERFSLVSNFLREEARRVNRGIYVDKNSFISFLLYDCPGNVGQLKSDIQIACARSFLNFKSQNRDYLFISSDDVPSYVKRGTMKVHEYRDEIDAVLPEADDILYFSSDGDMDYTTISDDGDEYFYDAIEKKLNILKESGIGEEEINQILNGEIEKHFKKYIQKMPGRYRKDQISKIVGENVINATETILNMAEERLGRYMDERIFFGLALHLQKTINRIKSGSRIYNPRTNFIRVNYPDEFMTAMEAARIIDRTFNIETPLDEIGYLAMFFVQDSNTAESKEDGKVGILVVMHGNSTASSMAQVANELVGVEHAIGLDMPLSLNPEKMYDIVKENVIKADEGKGVLLLVDMGSLKNFGDIISEETSIDVKTVDMVTTIMVIDACHKAVLGKDLNDIYESALKINNRSLPIKKQEKDRIENIIITACFTGKGAAEELKKILKDEYLKDVDNIRIISMEFIDKIHFKNSVEKYRESYNILAIVGTLDFSFAGIPFIPAVDLLTGKARDTIMRIKDEANTFDDIRSSLKGYFNSIDGEECFKVAGRTVDDIEGALNIKLMPDVKIGIMLHLCFLAEKLSSGGTENTFEGIEDYVEIHNNQMKIIKANLKEIEELCSVDIGIHECAYLCRMFLENAIESV